The following coding sequences lie in one Isoptericola variabilis 225 genomic window:
- a CDS encoding amino acid permease, with protein sequence MGLPWSVVTTTPRTTPGLLAAPAEPLAHGLRPRHLTMMGLGSAIGAGLFLGSGVGIATAGPAVLVSYAIAGALVVLVMRMLAEMAAAMPASGSFSVYAEAALGRWAGFLLGWLYWFMIIMVLGVEVTGVAAIASTWWPQVPQWAVAAVVVAVFGAVNLIGVRHFGEAEFWFAMIKVAAIVGFLVVGLLIVVGVIPVGGSVLGEWAAHGGFAPAGWAGIAAGLLVVVFAFGGIEIVTIAAAEARDPQTAVARATRTILWRILFFYVGSVAIMVALIPWTDADRLASPFVTVLQMAGFDGAARLMEVVVVLALLSAFNANVYATSRMLFSLGERRDAPSVATRVSRREVPWVAVLVSVFFGVVAVLLNWLLPNSILSILLNAVGSALLVVWGLVVVAQLRLRPRLEAAAAEQGRTLPLRSWGYPWLTWVTLGGLVAIVGLMLSDAAARAQLLATGGLVVVILAAYGVTRTVAARRA encoded by the coding sequence GTGGGGTTACCGTGGTCGGTCGTGACCACCACCCCTCGAACGACGCCGGGCCTGCTCGCCGCCCCGGCCGAGCCGCTCGCGCACGGCCTGCGCCCGCGGCACCTGACGATGATGGGCCTCGGCTCGGCGATCGGTGCCGGGCTGTTCCTCGGCTCGGGCGTCGGCATCGCGACCGCCGGCCCCGCCGTGCTCGTGAGCTACGCGATCGCGGGCGCGCTCGTCGTCCTCGTCATGCGCATGCTCGCCGAGATGGCCGCCGCGATGCCCGCGTCCGGCTCGTTCTCGGTCTACGCCGAGGCGGCGCTGGGCCGCTGGGCCGGCTTCCTGCTCGGCTGGCTCTACTGGTTCATGATCATCATGGTGCTCGGCGTCGAGGTCACGGGCGTGGCGGCGATCGCGAGCACCTGGTGGCCGCAGGTGCCGCAGTGGGCCGTGGCGGCGGTCGTCGTGGCCGTGTTCGGCGCCGTGAACCTCATCGGTGTGCGGCACTTCGGCGAGGCCGAGTTCTGGTTCGCGATGATCAAGGTCGCCGCGATCGTCGGCTTCCTCGTGGTCGGCCTGCTCATCGTCGTCGGCGTGATCCCCGTCGGCGGCAGCGTGCTGGGGGAGTGGGCCGCGCACGGCGGCTTCGCGCCCGCGGGCTGGGCCGGCATCGCGGCCGGGCTCCTCGTCGTCGTCTTCGCGTTCGGCGGCATCGAGATCGTCACGATCGCCGCGGCCGAGGCGCGCGACCCGCAGACCGCCGTCGCCCGCGCGACCCGCACCATCCTGTGGCGCATCCTGTTCTTCTACGTCGGCTCGGTCGCGATCATGGTCGCCCTCATCCCCTGGACCGACGCCGACCGCCTGGCCTCGCCGTTCGTCACCGTCCTGCAGATGGCCGGGTTCGACGGCGCGGCGCGGCTCATGGAGGTCGTCGTCGTCCTGGCGCTGCTGAGCGCGTTCAACGCCAACGTCTACGCGACGAGCCGCATGCTCTTCTCGCTCGGCGAGCGCCGCGACGCGCCGTCGGTGGCGACGCGCGTCTCGCGCCGCGAGGTGCCGTGGGTCGCCGTGCTCGTGTCGGTGTTCTTCGGCGTCGTCGCCGTGCTGCTCAACTGGCTGCTGCCGAACTCGATCCTGTCGATCCTGCTCAACGCCGTCGGCTCGGCGCTGCTCGTCGTGTGGGGGCTCGTCGTCGTCGCGCAGCTCCGGCTGCGCCCGCGGCTCGAGGCCGCCGCGGCCGAGCAGGGCCGCACCCTGCCGCTGCGCTCCTGGGGCTACCCGTGGCTGACCTGGGTGACGC
- a CDS encoding ABC transporter permease, with translation MTATATRPAPAAPPAPAATGGHTLTGTGRLVRFVLRRDRVRLTVWSASMVAFYAYFTATLDTVFADEASRQGRAAVMETPAGIVMGGPNYGLENYTTGVAMANEGITWVVLALAIFSILHVVRHTRAEEESGRSELVRAAAVGRHAPAVAAMVTLVIAQALIAVLSALAMYGVGGGELALVDSFAMTVGSALSALVFGAVAVVFCQVTEHGRGAIGMSLAVFAAAFVVRAAGDMQQRGGSALSWFSPIAWAQQMRSFVDLRWWPALLSVAAVAVLLWVGAVLASRRDFGGGLVASRGGRADARPSLRSPLALAWLQQRSALLWSCLGLGLMWYASGTLMPEIGTMIGDLVESNPAAQQIFGDDPSALSVSFLGVMLLYAALCCAAYAIVMALRPKAEESTGRAEVALALPVSRTRWLGAQLGVAAIGTLVLLAVSVYALWAGAVSVGWDDQSFGQYTTVLVSYVPALLVYLGLAAALFAWLPKASGVAWALLAYTFVVGLFGGLFELPDWALRLSPFDWVPAPFVDDVAAGDTLVLWGIAAVLLALAFVGFRRRDVVST, from the coding sequence ATGACCGCCACCGCGACCCGCCCGGCCCCGGCCGCGCCTCCGGCGCCGGCCGCCACGGGCGGGCACACCCTCACCGGCACCGGCCGGCTCGTGCGCTTCGTGCTGCGCCGCGACCGGGTCCGGCTCACGGTGTGGAGCGCCTCGATGGTCGCGTTCTACGCCTACTTCACCGCCACCCTCGACACGGTGTTCGCGGACGAGGCCTCCCGCCAGGGCCGCGCCGCCGTCATGGAGACGCCCGCGGGCATCGTCATGGGCGGGCCCAACTACGGCCTGGAGAACTACACGACGGGCGTGGCCATGGCCAACGAGGGCATCACGTGGGTGGTGCTCGCGCTGGCGATCTTCAGCATCCTGCACGTCGTACGGCACACGCGGGCCGAGGAGGAGTCGGGCCGCTCCGAGCTGGTGCGTGCCGCCGCCGTCGGCCGGCACGCGCCCGCGGTCGCGGCCATGGTCACGCTCGTGATCGCGCAGGCCCTCATCGCGGTGCTCTCGGCGCTCGCGATGTACGGCGTCGGCGGCGGCGAGCTGGCGCTCGTCGACTCGTTCGCGATGACGGTCGGCTCGGCGCTCAGCGCGCTCGTCTTCGGCGCGGTCGCCGTCGTGTTCTGCCAGGTCACCGAGCACGGGCGCGGCGCGATCGGCATGAGCCTCGCGGTCTTCGCCGCCGCGTTCGTCGTCCGGGCCGCGGGCGACATGCAGCAGCGCGGCGGCAGCGCGCTGTCGTGGTTCTCGCCGATCGCGTGGGCGCAGCAGATGCGCTCGTTCGTCGACCTGCGGTGGTGGCCGGCGCTGCTGTCGGTGGCCGCCGTCGCGGTCCTGCTGTGGGTCGGCGCGGTGCTGGCCTCGCGGCGCGACTTCGGCGGCGGGCTCGTCGCGTCGCGCGGCGGGCGGGCCGACGCGCGGCCGTCGCTGCGCAGCCCCCTCGCGCTCGCCTGGCTGCAGCAGCGGTCCGCGCTGCTGTGGAGCTGCCTGGGTCTCGGCCTCATGTGGTACGCCTCGGGCACCCTCATGCCCGAGATCGGCACCATGATCGGCGACCTCGTCGAGTCGAACCCGGCCGCGCAGCAGATCTTCGGCGACGACCCGTCGGCGCTGAGCGTGTCGTTCCTCGGCGTCATGCTGCTCTACGCCGCGCTGTGCTGCGCCGCGTACGCGATCGTCATGGCGCTGCGGCCCAAGGCCGAGGAGTCCACGGGCCGGGCCGAGGTCGCGCTCGCGCTGCCCGTGTCCCGCACGCGGTGGCTCGGCGCGCAGCTCGGGGTCGCCGCGATCGGCACGCTCGTGCTCCTCGCCGTGAGCGTGTACGCGCTGTGGGCGGGTGCCGTCTCGGTCGGCTGGGACGACCAGTCGTTCGGGCAGTACACGACCGTGCTGGTCAGCTACGTGCCGGCGCTGCTCGTGTACCTCGGGCTCGCCGCGGCGCTGTTCGCGTGGCTGCCCAAGGCGTCGGGCGTCGCGTGGGCGCTGCTCGCGTACACGTTCGTCGTCGGCCTGTTCGGCGGCCTGTTCGAGCTGCCCGACTGGGCGCTGCGCCTCTCGCCGTTCGACTGGGTGCCCGCGCCCTTCGTCGACGACGTCGCGGCGGGCGACACGCTCGTGCTGTGGGGGATCGCCGCCGTGCTGCTGGCGCTCGCGTTCGTCGGGTTCCGGCGTCGCGACGTCGTGAGCACCTGA